One genomic window of Quercus robur chromosome 6, dhQueRobu3.1, whole genome shotgun sequence includes the following:
- the LOC126689229 gene encoding protein DMP2-like, whose translation MSSSPPTIKEKTLSGLENLNRVLPTGTVFLYQLLSPVLTHYGQCSETIYKYLTATLVGMVGLSCFITSFTDSIKDKEKTHYGFATSDGKLWPSPEGMTLPANTLPALGPKDFVHGFLAVFVFGVIVCLDRNTVDCFYPLSESQHRALLEVLPPVVGAISSVVLLICPNKRRGIGYISLSKSSNDSNSGAEIPAVTKTEGNISVVSVVSCICR comes from the coding sequence ATGAGTTCATCCCCCCcaaccataaaagaaaaaacattatcAGGTCTTGAGAACCTCAACAGGGTCCTCCCAACTGGCACGGTCTTCTTGTACCAGTTACTCAGTCCTGTCCTAACCCACTATGGCCAGTGCAGCGAGACCATCTACAAGTATCTCACTGCCACTCTTGTAGGTATGGTTGGCTTGTCTTGCTTCATTACTTCATTCACTGACAGTATTAAAGATAAAGAGAAAACCCACTACGGTTTTGCAACAAGCGACGGTAAACTTTGGCCCTCGCCTGAGGGCATGACATTGCCAGCCAATACATTGCCAGCACTTGGCCCTAAGGACTTTGTTCATGGCTTCCTTGCGGTGTTCGTGTTCGGGGTTatagtgtgtttggatagaaataccGTGGATTGCTTCTATCCATTGTCCGAGTCCCAGCATAGGGCTTTGCTCGAGGTGCTTCCTCCGGTTGTTGGTGCGATTTCTAGTGTGGTTCTCTTGATTTGTCCTAACAAACGCCGTGGAATCGGATACATTTCTTTAAGTAAATCTTCAAATGATTCCAACTCTGGTGCCGAAATACCAGCCGTGACGAAAACCGAAGGAAATATAAGTGTGGTTTCTGTGGTTTCATGCATCTGCCGCTAA